In the Cellvibrio sp. KY-GH-1 genome, TCAAGTATGCGGCCGCGATAGGTCCAGGGGCCGGTCGGGTTGGTTGACGTGGCATAATCAATTGTCGCCGGGTTGGCACCTGCAGCGTAAACCATGTAGTAAGTACCATTGCGTTTGGTGAGGTAAGGCGCCTCAAAGAAATCGCGCGGTGTGCGCTCAATCCAATTGCCTTTAATGGAAGTCATATTGTCATTAAGCGCAACAGTAACCATTCGCCAGAAACCGCCGTAGGTTAAATAGGCTTGGCCGTTATCATCGACAAACACTGTGGGGTCAATGGTGTAAACCGTTTGGCCTGCATCGGTGTAATTAAAGGCGTTCATTTCGATGGTATCGTCAACCAGTGGTGCACCAATCGCATCGCGGAACGGACCCAGTGGGCTATCGCCGACCGCAACACCAATTGCCATTCCACCACCGCGCTTATTGACCGGGACATACCAATAAAATTTTCCACCGCGTTCAATCATTTGCCCTGCCCATGCGTTCGCATCAGCCCAAGTGAAAGTACTTAAACTCATTACCGGCGCACCATGATCCGTCCAGTTCACCATATCGGTGGATGACAACACATACCAGCTGCGCAACAAGAAACCATTGGTTCCTTCATCGCGACCCGCAGTGATATAGAAAGTACAATTGTGAACAAATGATGCAGGGTCAGCGGTAAAAATATTTGGCAGAATTGGATTACTGCCGCGCGTTCCCGCTAATGGGCCAGTGCAATTTCCGGTTGAGGAATTACCGGATGAACTCGCCACACTGCTGCGTGAACTGCTGGAGGAACTTTTTGCCGAGGAGGATTGCGGTGGTTGCCCAACAGGAACCCCTGCAACACGCCACTCCAATATGCCGGTAGATTCCGTTGCATTTAGCATGGAAACACGCAGGCGATTTGTGACAACTGAATTTAATGGCAAATTATTAAACGCATTTTTTGCCAGTGGCACATCGCCAATGCTGACCCAATTACTGCCGGTCCAATATTCGATGTAGGCACGTGTTGGCGTAAGCACACCACCGTTGTCGTCAAACCAATAGATTTGTGTGTTGGTAAGCGAATACGTTTGCGGCCAATCGTATTGCACCCATTGGATGGAATTTGGATTATTCCAGTTGCCATAGGCACCTTGCGATTTATCATTCGAATTTGCAGGAATACTGTTGTCGTTCACTGCTGCCAGTGTTTCCCAAGGCGAAACATACGAAGTCGTGGCAGTTGCCAAAGCCGCAATATTATTCGCGATGGGTGCCACACTGTTCACTGAACTGCTGCTGCGAATAATACTACTGGCGCTGCGACTGCTGGTTACGGGATTGCTCGAAACTATGCTACTCGAAACTATGCTGCGTGAAACAATACTACTCGCTACAGATCGACTGGAAACAGTATTCACACTCGATGCAGTTGCTGCACATAGGCTTCCACTCAAAGCAGGTGTTTCTACTGTTCCACCATTAGTCACAGCCTGGAAACCAAACTCTGCAGACTGACCAGGATTTAATCCACCATTCCAACCCAGATTGGTCGCCGTGTAATTACCACTCAGCTGCGCATTCCAGGCATTTGTCACGGTGTTTTTTGCGTAAGACCAACTCACTTGCCAGCCATTTACACGTGCATTAGTGTCATTGGTTATGCGAATGGCGGCGGTATAACCTGCGCCCCAATTGTTAGTGATTGTATAAGTGCAAGCGGCGTTTGCAGTTGTTGCACCGACTGTAGCAACCAAGCCGAATAATGCCAGCCGGCTATAATTTTTAACCATGGTTTTCATAAAAAATCTTTCCCCAAAAATTCACTGCTGCCACTGCAGCAGTGATTTCATAAATGTGAATTAACGCGAATTGATGAAACGGATTTAATCGCGCGGGCGCGCCCCGATAATTTGGACTTGATAATTCAGGCCAACCGCTTCAGGACTGGTATCCGTCGTTTCGAAGGCGTTGTAGAGGTACAAATTATTCGGTGTGTTAGTCACAACCAAACTTGATTCTTCACCAGCAGCCAATTGGAAGTTGCCAGCACCGCTCGGTAGATCCACATAACGCACAGCATTGTTCGACGCTTTAATCGCCACCACCGCCGTAAAATTACTATCGCTCAAACCATTACCCAGGTTGGTAACCTGAATGCTGATTTGGCCGGAGCCCGTTGCCGTTAAAGGAATAATATTACTGCCGGTGTATTGCGGTTTACGCGCAGCGATGACCCGCCAAGTAGTGGAATCAACGGCTTCCAGGTTGCGATAGGCGCGCGTGCGGAAACTCGCATCGCGTTGCGCGCTTAACACACGTGATTGCACTAGCGGATGACCAATATCGCCATAGGCAATACGCGCACGGTAGCGACCAACCAATGTCTGCACTGAAACGGGCTGAACGAGGCGAGCCAAACTGTGCAAAGGCGTTTCCTGACCCTGATAGGCACGAATTAGATTGCGGATTGCATCACGCCCCAGATTGGAATAATTATCCGGATTGTTGCTCAAATAATTAAGGAACGGCCAGGCTTCGTACAAATTATCTTTATGGACAATTGTGCGATAAGAGCCCGCATGCAATGACTCAACGTTAAAGTTAGTGGTGTTATTGAGTGGACTAATGTAGGCATCTGCAAACCACTCTGCGGTAGTTTCCCACCAGGCACCGGTGCGTGCCTTATCAATCCAGATGGCTTCCGCCAACGTAATTCCATGACCAAATTCATGGGTAGAAATACTATCGACATTCAACAAATTACTGCGCATCACCAAGTAACTTAAACCGGCGGTGCCGTTGTAACCCATAAAGCCACCGGCATCGATATCCGTTACCGAATAAACGTTAATTTTGAAGAAACCGGGCCTGCTCGAATGAATGGATTGTGCGGGCGATTTAAACCCGCGACTCGTTACAAAATAGTCATACACTTTTTCCATATGCTCAAGCATACGAGTTACATCGGCGTCGGAATGGGTGCCTAAATTTCCTTTAGGTCCCAGTTTATTTACAGCACCGTAATACAAACGGAAACGGTTGGAATCTTTGTACGCCGCGTTACTGGTATTAATACCTTCGTATTCGTATTGAGTGGTAATCGGCGTAAACACAGCAGCCGACGAACTGCTCGCCAAAGAAGACGAAACTGTAGCGCGCGAACTGCTCGATGAGCTGCTCATAACCGACGCACTAGTGCGAACCGAAGAACTACTCTGTGCAGCAGAACTGACAAGGCTACTTCTCGACGAAGAAGTTAACGCCGCTGAACTGCTGATACGAGAACTGTAACTCGCAGCATTACTACTGTTTGAAGAGCTAATGGTACCTGCTGCACTACCCGCAACGCGCCACTCCAGAATTCCGGTTGATTGTGTTGCATTAAGCATGGACACACGCAAACGGCTGGTCTCAATTCCATTGAGCGCCAAGGTATTAAATGCATTTTTTACCAGCGGCACATTGCCCGCATTCACCCAGGCACTGCCATTCCAATATTCGATATAAGCGCGAGTTGGCGTGAGCACACCGCCGTTATCATCAAACCAATAAATTTGCGTATTGCTGAGCGAATAATTTTGTGGCCAATCGTATTGCACCCATTGGATTGAATTCGGATTATTCCAGTTGCCATAAGCGCCGGCGGATTTATCATTAGAGTTCGCAGGGTTACTATTGTCGTTAACCGCACGCAAGGTTTCCCATGAAGAAACAAAAGAGGTTGTCGCAGTAGCAAGCGTCGCAATATTATTTACCACAGGCGCAACACTGCTGGATGAACTACGCCCGGCACTACTTACATTAACAACACTACTTGCGCTACTGGAAACGGCCGGCACACTCGAGGTTGCTGATGAACCACACAAAGCGCCAACAATTGCAGGTATCTCCACTGCCCCACCATTCGTTAACCCCTGAACGCCAAACTCTGCTGACTGACCAGGATTTAAGTTGCCATTCCACGCGAGGTTAGTGGCCGAATAACTTCCACTTAATTGCGCATTCCATGCACTGCTCACTGAATTTTTTGCATATTTCCAATTCACTTGCCAACCCGTAACGGCTACACCAGTATCATTAGTTACACGAATGGATGCAGTAAAACCTGCCCCCCAGCTATTACTCACTGTGTAAACACAAGCCGCCGATGCAGATGTGGCTGCCAGGGCACTTGCGAACCCCAAACCGATAACACTTGCCATTGTTAATTTACGCATAACAAAGCTCTCCTGAATCCGGATTATTTTTCCAGACTACAAATAAATGAATGCAGAACCCCAATGCGACTTTAAAAAAAGTGCACTAACTATTGGAGAAATGGAATAGCCCAATCACTGGTGTGATTGGGCTGCAGATCAATTAATTATTGATAGTGTTTGTCGTAGAGCGGCGCAGTACCTGTTACCCCTTCCACAATTTCCAAACGGTAATCGTGTTTACGGGTGCGAGTTTCTTCGCCGTTGTAGAGGTAATCCACATTGGACACCACCGCTACCACTACACCATTTTTCGGCGCTTTGGTGAGATCGAGACAAGCTTCGCCACTGCTAACCGGTTTGCTGTAAACCGCTGTGCCATCTGCCGCGCGATAGGCTAATTGCACGCGCATGTTTTGCCCGATAGGTTGGAAATTCACGCGCACTTTATTGCCTGTCACTTTTAACGGAATCTGGTTAGCACCAGACCAACCCGGCAAAGTATCGGTACTAGGAATAAGCGTTGTACCTTGCTGTGTAGTTGCTGCATAGAACGTCAAGCGATGGGGAGTTGGCTCTTGCAAAATACCGCCGGGAATTTCTTCTGCACCAATCGTTCTTCCCCAATTATTATTGATGGGCGATTTAAACGCATTGCTCCAGGGGCCGAAATCGACCATCGCCTGACGCGCACGGAATTCCATAATCATGCGCTGCGTTTGTTCTTCGCCAACACCGCCGGCCAGTGAACGCAAAATATGATTGTGCGCACCTTTCGCCCACAACCAGGCATTTGCCCCTTTTGAAACGTGCACACCGAGGAAATGCGGGAACGCGGAGTTGTATTGGTTACCACCCAGGTAATCGCGCCAGGTAGAAATTTGCTGGCCGTTCACACGACGATCCACGCCCTCGGCATTCGGGCCACCAAAGGTACCATCTTGCAACCAGCCGCTGTAATTTTCGATGGGCATATGCGGTGCGAGGAATGAGGTTGCATCCAAAAATCCAACACCGTAATTGCCAGTGCGTGATGCTTCCAGATTCATTTGCAACCAGGTGTTTCCTCCTTCGTTAAACCAGGCTGCTTTGTTGCCGCGTGTTGCCATGATGGTGTGAATAAATTCGTGCGTAATACCACCGCGCTCACTCGGTGTCACCACGGGATAGTAAGACAACAACACCATTGGATAACCATTGATACCGCTTTGCCATCCACCTTTTTCCGTGTTTGCAGCACTATCGGTACACAAGCCAGAGCCGTAGAGATAAATATTGCTGAAGTAACCTTCCTGCTGCAATTTATCCACTGGCCAGCCCATCACATTGTGAATGTAATCAGCATCTTCATTCAGGTTAGTGAGTACGCGATCAATATCGGCATCGGTAATTGCGGGGTTGCGATTTTTACCCCAGATAAATGCAAAGCGACCTTTGGTTTTTACACCGGCAATAGTGCTGGCCGGGCAACCGTTGTAAACCTTGAATTTGCTCGGGTCCACCTGGCCGAAATCGGTGCGGAAATCGTAATTCAAATCCGGTTCATACTTCGGCCATTCGTGAGCGCTACATTGCGCAACGCTCGGCGAACTGCTTGAGCTGCTGCTCACCACCGGCGTACTACTTCTTACCGATGAACTGCTCGCGGGTGTGCTGCTACGCATCGATGAACTGCTGCTTCTCGACGACGAGGTTACCGCTATTGAACTGCTTGAACGCGAACTGGACATTACCGGTGTGCTGCTGCGTGATGAACTCATTCCTCCCGCTGCAGTTCCCGCGACTCGCCATTCCAGAATTCCTGTTGATTGCGTCGTGTTTAACATGGACACACGCAAACGGCTGGTAACAATTCCATTCAATGCCACATTATTAAATGCATTTTTTGCCAGCGGCACATTGCCCGCATTCACCCAGGCACTACCATTCCAATATTCGATATAAGCGCGAGTTGGTGTTAACACACCGCCGTTATCATCGAACCAATAAATTTGCGTATTGCTGAGCGAATAATTTTGCGACCAATCGTATTGCACCCATTGGATTGAATTTGGGTTATTCCAGTTGCCATAAGCACCGGCCGATTTATCGTTGGAATTTGCCGGATTGCTGTTGTCATTGACGGCGCGAATGGTTTCCCACGGCGACACATAGGACGTGGTTGCGGTTGCAAGCGTCGCAATATTGCTCGCTATAGGCGCAACACTGGTCGCCGCGCTACTTATGCGGCTACTTGAGCTAGCGGCTGAAATAATACTGGCGCTGCTGGATGCAATCGCTGCGCAAAGTACGCCCTGTATTTGTGGTGATTCAATCGCACCACCGTTAGTAACCCCCTGCACACCAAACTCCACCGAACGGCCCGGCTGAATGCTGCCATTCCAAGCGGTGTTGGTGGCGGTGTATGCACCGCTTAAGGTTGCATTCCAACTATTCGTCACTGCGTTTTTAGAATAGGCCCAACTTACTTGCCAACCGTTAACGGCGGTAGCGGTATCGTTGGTAATGCGAATCGCAGCGGTATAACCGCTCCCCCAATTGTTGGTCACTGTGTAACTACAGGCGGCAGTAGCGCCTGTTCCCCAAGCTGCGGCGAGCAACGCGACCCCAAGAGCGCCGGCCAAGCGCGAGCCTTTGGCAATAGTTCCAAGCATAAATACACCTTTTTATTAAAGTTATGACGACAGGTTCCACGCCCCGCGAAAAAAGCTTCAACTCAACGCCGAAACCTCTGGCAAGGACTGCAGTAAAAAGCGAAGGGTGTAAAAGAAAGACGGGGCGCGAACCTTACGCACGTGTGAATGTAAAAGTCAGATCCTGATAATCGACGGCGCTCGCAGTTACAGTGACCGAATCTGTAGTGAGTTCAAAAGAGCTTATAGTTTTACTGTCCAGCACCATCGCAGTGCATACTAGTTTTCAGCGCCACTTGTATTCAAGAGAATTGGGCGCCAATTAATATTATTATGATAAAAATATGATAAGCTGCCGTTTCATATATGACGTAGTTTTCAAAATTGCAAATTACCGCCTTTCAGGGAAGTCCCTACGCTCATCAGCAATGGCATTCACTTGCTATCCAGAACCGACTACTTGCTCTAGTTAATAGTAGCGCTCCAGCATAACTTAATTACACTGCATGGATTGTAGCCGGTCAGAACAAGCGTGCTTATTTTTAAAATAAGCCCAACCGTCGTACTAACCATAGAAAAAAACGAGGATTTCTCAATAGAAAAGTCCTCGTTCTTCTAGCCACAACTGCAATTACTAATTTTTAGCTTATCTCTTATTAGTTTTTACTTTGTCCTTCCATAACTTCACGGGCTTGGCACCACCACACGTGGTAGACTCTCCGTAAATTTTCAGTTTGTATTTCTTATTCTTTTGTAGCCCAACAAAAGTGTGGCTATAGGTAGTAATTCCGGAGGAGCTCGTATTACCAGGAACCATGACATAGTCAAAATCACAGGTATCACTAAAGTTCCATGAAGGCTTCCTACACACTTTATAGCTATCAAACTGTTGGTCAGTTTTCCAGGTTAAGGTAATGGAATTACTAGACTTTGAAACATCAACCTTAAACGTTGAACTTGCACTTTTTGTTTTAAATTTCGGCCAACGCAAACTGTCGCTCAGCCGATTTTCGTAACCACGCTGATTACTCAACCAACCTTTGGCGTAATAAGTGGTGGATGCCTTAAGGCCGCAAAACGTGTACTTTCCGCTATTAACCCCATCAATTAACACTAGATTAGGATCAGAGGTAGTAGCATCAATATAGGTTCGATTTGAAGTATTGCACTCCCCAACATCTCGCCAAAAACCTTTCTTTTTAACACATAAACCAATATTCGGAACACCGCACTCCTGGGTCCATTTTACAGTCACTTTATTGGACGTTACATTTTCTACAGAAATGCTGTTTGAATAATTGCTTTTTTTAGTAGTGAATGTTGTTTTTAATTCATTAATTTCCTCATATTTAGACTGGCAAATAGTTTCAGTTTTGTTGCCATCAAAATCTATATCATTAACATCCGTAAAGCAGTCATCCACAACGCCAGCAATGGCAAGATTGTACGTAGTCTCATCCTCCAATCCATCCAGCGAATGATCCGAAGAGCCGCTTGAACTAGGGTTTGTTGACTCAATTTTTAATGCCAAAATATCACACACCTGATCATTAACACCCGGTATCGTGTTAGCTGATTTTTTCAAGCAAATAACATAATTGTCATAGTGGACATAGGCATTAGGAATTGAGTAATCAACATCGACGTTGCAATATTCTGGCGTCACGGTGATAGCTGAACCAGGAACACTTCTCGCTCCCAATCTGGATACACTGGTCTGATCCAGCAACTGATCTTCTGTATAGACGCTGCTATTGACTCGTACTTCGTCAATCGAACCAGTAAATGCCCAGTGAGCCCAAAAATTATTTTCACCGATATTGAGTGTGCTACTTCCCGCAAGCGGTGCAGTACACCAGGATATGTCAAACGCCTGTGATGGGGTTCCATTTACAAAAATAGTTACCTTGTTAGTAATATTTACCGCAACATGCTGCCAACTATTGTCGGTAAGCGGAGATGTTGGCGTTGACTGGTAATTTCTAGCTCCGTTAGCACCACAAGCCACTGTCAACATGACGCCGCCATTATAGTAATTTAACGATACCCCTACTCCGTTGGTCGCTGCCGTACGATTATCCAGCAAAGTCATGGAGTTAGTTTTATTGGTTTTAAACCATAAAGAAATGGAAGCCCCATCAGCATCATTTAATGTAATAGGAACAGGTGATGCAGTTAATTTTCCAGAGGTCGGCGTTTTTGCTATAGAGCTTCCTGCAACACCCGACACCAACGATTGGCTCGCAGTCCCAGTGTAATTTACAGTTATCGGCCGAGATGACGAATCCTTAAAAAAACCATTCGATAATGCATCAAAATCAAGCCTGAAAACTTCATCGGATTTAATGGCTTTAAAATCCAATGCATCTTGCTCCATCTCTTCTTTAATAGCTGCCGCCTCTTCCTGCGCCAGCATGTTTTCTATATGTGCGGAGGCAATTGAATCATCTGCCACGACCAACCCGGCAGGACAAGATTGTGCTAAAACTGCGGGCGTAACCAATGAAATTAGTACAAAAGAAAACAACTTTTTCATAAAAAAATCCTTATCAATAAGTGTGGTAAAGGAATGTTTTCAAGGAATAGAAATTTTTTACATGACGAATCCCTCCAAAAAATGCAATAAAAACCTGTGGAAATCTGAACCTACAGATTTCCACGGGTAGGAATAATTTACTATTGGATATTGGCGGGCTGGGTTGTGTTGGTGATGGTATTTATCGGTATAAGCATTCCATTCACCATTTGAAAAACTGTCCACAAGTTCCCGGTTTGGCCAGTAGGTACAGAATAGCTCTGGACATGTATTCCATTAGCGTAAATATCTACCGTCGCCTGAGAAGCGGAAAGCGCCGTACTATTAGTGGTATTTACTGCGGAGTAGTTATGCACTGAATAAACGTAATTACCATTTATCATTTGCTTTTTAATATTAATGGTCTCAGGCCCTATTCCATCGGTGTCATCAAGATCCAATTTTGCTTCACCAACGACTTCTATTTGTGAATAGTAAACATGATATCTGGATGTACCGCCTGCTATCGGGCCCGTCAGGTGAGCATCCAGGTCCGCCGGTGACGAACCCCAACGCAGAATAACGCTAATATCTCTTTGCTTGGGTGGTAGAGCAACTTGTGTTTGATTAACCTTGCAGGCGAGTGCGTAAAGATCAACATAGGCTGTGCCCATATTGGAAGCAGTAGCAGTAACAGTGTATCCACCTACCGGCAAAGTGAAACTGAAATTTCCTGTAGCGTTCGTGGTTCCTGTAGCTATTACCGCCCCGGAATAGTTATTGAGACCGGCTCGTACCTCCAAGTTAGCAGTAGCTACGATACTACCCGTGAGCGCATTGATAACCGTTCCACTCGTGATCACAGAACCAGTTGCATCAGGTGTTAACAGAATTTTCGCCAGCGATCGAGAGGTTTCAGTTGCGATATTAATGCTCTCATATTTCACAGTTTTGTAACCAGATTTAGCGACAGTCACGTAGTAATCAGTGTTTTGCGCGGCATCAAAACGATAGGTTCCATCCACTGCAGTTGTTACCTCCTGAATTAAATCCCCGCTAGCACTGAATAGACTCACGGTGGCATTGGATATCGACGCGCTTGTACAGGCATCCCCTATTGATCCGGTAATCGGAATCAGAGTTTGTACCATTAAGAAATCAAAATTCGAACATGCGCTTGGACTTGGGCCCTGAACTATATCGGTGTAAGTTTGGCTCCAACCAGTTGTTTGGTTGGTCACGGTGACTTTTGTTGAAACCTTGGGAATATTCAAAATTGTAAAATTGGGTGATGAATCAGCACTGCCATTCAATACAACATTGGTTTGTACATCAGTACGTCCATCTGATTCAGCAGTAATAGTGTAATAGTAGGTTTTACCCGCGACTCTAATTGAATCATCAATAACAAAACCGTTGATGCAACCACAAGTTTGATTGGTGTAACAAACTGGCTCGTCAACATTCCACGTTGTAAAATGGGTAACACTGCCAACATAAATACCGTTGGTCAATGTAGCCACGCCTTCCTCTTTCCACTTACCCAACGTTTCATCATAGAACCATAATGGTTGGGTAGATGTCGCTTTTTGTGGTCTGGAAGCCGGAATGCGAATAGTGAACGGCCCCTTGTTCTGCAGAGAGTAAATATTTCCTGATGTCACTCCGCGCACAACAACATCCAACATTCCCTGACTAATCAATTCAACAGCAGCACCATTTTTATCAACAGCCGAAAAATTGCCTGGTGCCGAGGCAATCTCTCGAGTTGCCGCGCTGATACTTGTTATAGACACCGACAAATTTTCAGTAATACCACTCATTACTGGAAAAGTTACCGATGCACCATCGAGCGTACTTACCGTATTCGTCACCGCAGGATTAATTATTTCAGTCGTATCAACTGGCAATAGCTTTTCAACGACAGAAACCTGATTTTTGCTGCTTTTGTAAATCCGATGAGTACTAGCATAACCATTTGCGGACACACTCACCGCATACTGTGCTGCCATTGGTACCTGCACAGAGAAACGCCCTCGAGCATCTGTAGTTCTGGTGAGTTGGCCAATTTTTACTGTGGCATTACTCAAATATTCACCGTTGAAGGTTTTAACTTGGCCGCTAACACTGGCAGTAGCAGCGCTCGTATCTATAACGGAAATCGTGGACACTGAAGTGAGGGAAGTGATTGCACCATTGAACGAAGGATCATTACTTTGGTTATGATTAGACCAATCCTGTTTGCTTACACGGAATTGAACTGAAACGTAGTCCTTATCTTTCAGTGTACCTGCGCCAGGCTTGAAACGAATGACAATTTCCTGATCAGTAAACTCGAAATAAATATCACTATTTATTGACCGATAGCTACTGTAATTGATACCAACAACCGAGGATTGATCCACTGTACCAACTAATGGAGAAGATCCTTCTTTAACATACTTATAGACAATTTTTAGATTAGCAAGCGGAAAATCTTTATTTTCATTATTTTTCACCCGAATTTCTGCCTGAATCTGCGGGTTTACTGATTCCCGCACAAACGGCATATATTGCACTTCAAATGCCTGTACAACTGAACTTAAAAAGAGAAAAAAGACAATAGCTAATCGCAAGAATGATAGATACATTGAAACATTCCTTTTTGAGAAATAAATAGAAATCGTAAATTTGAACAACTGTTATTGTGTATTTCAGTTTCTGATTTTCATGGGAAGTCTAATTATTATTTTAATAGCGCAATTCGGAACCCTACGCTGCGATCAAGACTAACAAAGTAACTGCATCTAAATCCGTTAAGGGCACGCTTTTAAACGACATAATTTTTATTAAAAAACCACTCCTAAGTACCAACATCACATTTCTATGTGATTATTTTTACTGGCTAAATTTAAAGAACAATGTTTGAAACCAATAAAACATGGTTACCATCCTTAGATAACAAACAAGAATTTAAAAATATCACTGACATCAGCCAATTATCCTCAATCCAGAGTTAAACGGTTGTTTGGCAAAAATTTGCTGGGTAGTAGCTCATAGTCCCTTCCCACATCTTCCCTGACATATTCCTCTCGGCGACAATAGGATTCCAAGAGTGGAGAGCCGACGATTTTTTGGCGCCCTGCAACAAAACGAAATTGATTCCAACGATTTCGATACAAGCTATAGGCAGGGAATTTGACCTTCCCCGCGTGCTACAGGCCTAACCAACACAAGCCTTAACCAAAAGAAGGCTATAGAACTACTTCTATTCAAGAGAATTGGGCGCCATTTAATATTATTATTATAAAAATATGATAAGCTGCCGTTTCATATATGACGTAGTTTTCAAAATAATAATTAGCACGACAATTCGGCAATGGCGTTGGAATAGCCACCCCTGAAGTTCACCTGTACCGAAGTGATCACATAGATCTGGTATGAATTTGCATGCTTTGCCTGCCCATCCGGGCCGAGGCGGTATGCCTGTGTCTAATAAACAAAAAATAGCGGGAACTCTATGAATTCATCCACTACACCCAAAAACTACCTCAACATTCTTAAATACTCCGCGCTGACCACGGCACTGCTGCTGGCAAGCAACCAGCAAGCCTTGGCAACCTGTACCTACACAGTCACTAATAATTGGGGCGGTGGATTTACCGGAGAAATCAAAGTTACTAATGACACCGCAGCAACGGTAAATAACTGGTCAGTGTCCTGGCAGGAAGCCA is a window encoding:
- a CDS encoding LamG-like jellyroll fold domain-containing protein produces the protein MKKLFSFVLISLVTPAVLAQSCPAGLVVADDSIASAHIENMLAQEEAAAIKEEMEQDALDFKAIKSDEVFRLDFDALSNGFFKDSSSRPITVNYTGTASQSLVSGVAGSSIAKTPTSGKLTASPVPITLNDADGASISLWFKTNKTNSMTLLDNRTAATNGVGVSLNYYNGGVMLTVACGANGARNYQSTPTSPLTDNSWQHVAVNITNKVTIFVNGTPSQAFDISWCTAPLAGSSTLNIGENNFWAHWAFTGSIDEVRVNSSVYTEDQLLDQTSVSRLGARSVPGSAITVTPEYCNVDVDYSIPNAYVHYDNYVICLKKSANTIPGVNDQVCDILALKIESTNPSSSGSSDHSLDGLEDETTYNLAIAGVVDDCFTDVNDIDFDGNKTETICQSKYEEINELKTTFTTKKSNYSNSISVENVTSNKVTVKWTQECGVPNIGLCVKKKGFWRDVGECNTSNRTYIDATTSDPNLVLIDGVNSGKYTFCGLKASTTYYAKGWLSNQRGYENRLSDSLRWPKFKTKSASSTFKVDVSKSSNSITLTWKTDQQFDSYKVCRKPSWNFSDTCDFDYVMVPGNTSSSGITTYSHTFVGLQKNKKYKLKIYGESTTCGGAKPVKLWKDKVKTNKR
- a CDS encoding carboxypeptidase regulatory-like domain-containing protein; protein product: MFKFTISIYFSKRNVSMYLSFLRLAIVFFLFLSSVVQAFEVQYMPFVRESVNPQIQAEIRVKNNENKDFPLANLKIVYKYVKEGSSPLVGTVDQSSVVGINYSSYRSINSDIYFEFTDQEIVIRFKPGAGTLKDKDYVSVQFRVSKQDWSNHNQSNDPSFNGAITSLTSVSTISVIDTSAATASVSGQVKTFNGEYLSNATVKIGQLTRTTDARGRFSVQVPMAAQYAVSVSANGYASTHRIYKSSKNQVSVVEKLLPVDTTEIINPAVTNTVSTLDGASVTFPVMSGITENLSVSITSISAATREIASAPGNFSAVDKNGAAVELISQGMLDVVVRGVTSGNIYSLQNKGPFTIRIPASRPQKATSTQPLWFYDETLGKWKEEGVATLTNGIYVGSVTHFTTWNVDEPVCYTNQTCGCINGFVIDDSIRVAGKTYYYTITAESDGRTDVQTNVVLNGSADSSPNFTILNIPKVSTKVTVTNQTTGWSQTYTDIVQGPSPSACSNFDFLMVQTLIPITGSIGDACTSASISNATVSLFSASGDLIQEVTTAVDGTYRFDAAQNTDYYVTVAKSGYKTVKYESINIATETSRSLAKILLTPDATGSVITSGTVINALTGSIVATANLEVRAGLNNYSGAVIATGTTNATGNFSFTLPVGGYTVTATASNMGTAYVDLYALACKVNQTQVALPPKQRDISVILRWGSSPADLDAHLTGPIAGGTSRYHVYYSQIEVVGEAKLDLDDTDGIGPETINIKKQMINGNYVYSVHNYSAVNTTNSTALSASQATVDIYANGIHVQSYSVPTGQTGNLWTVFQMVNGMLIPINTITNTTQPANIQ